One window of Candidatus Poribacteria bacterium genomic DNA carries:
- a CDS encoding carbohydrate ABC transporter permease gives MANARPKRIVRIAAIYAVTAVYVFPVLWIVLTAFKDRVDVFAMPPKLLFAPTLDNFRRVFIDVSALTGDAQWTRFARNFLNSVILSFASVSLALCAGTAAAYSLSRHTFRHRDFILFSILSTRMLPAVATIIPVYLLFRRLGLMNSYTGMILLYAAFSVSFVVWMMKSFFDEIPVEIEEAAELDGSSKMRVLRRIALPQVKSGIAATVVISLLFTWNEFLFALMLTGSETRTVPVALAGALQGELGIDWGLIAAIETLYVLPVLVVAIALQRFLLRGLTFGTVRK, from the coding sequence ATGGCGAACGCGCGTCCGAAGCGCATCGTGCGGATCGCGGCGATCTACGCGGTGACGGCCGTCTACGTCTTCCCCGTGCTGTGGATCGTCCTGACAGCTTTCAAGGATCGCGTGGACGTCTTCGCCATGCCGCCGAAGCTGCTCTTCGCGCCGACGCTGGATAACTTCCGCCGTGTCTTCATCGACGTCTCCGCCCTTACCGGCGACGCCCAGTGGACGAGGTTCGCGCGGAACTTCCTGAACAGCGTGATCCTCTCGTTCGCGAGCGTGTCGCTGGCGCTCTGCGCTGGGACCGCGGCGGCTTACTCGCTGTCGCGTCACACGTTCCGCCATCGGGATTTCATCCTGTTCTCGATCCTCTCGACACGGATGCTTCCGGCGGTCGCGACGATCATCCCCGTCTATCTGCTCTTCCGCCGACTGGGACTGATGAACTCGTACACCGGCATGATCCTGCTCTATGCCGCCTTCAGCGTGTCGTTCGTCGTGTGGATGATGAAGAGCTTCTTCGACGAGATACCCGTCGAGATCGAGGAGGCGGCGGAGCTCGACGGTTCGTCGAAGATGCGGGTCCTCCGACGCATCGCGCTGCCGCAAGTGAAGTCGGGAATCGCCGCGACCGTCGTCATCTCGCTGCTGTTCACGTGGAACGAGTTCCTCTTCGCTCTCATGCTGACGGGATCGGAGACGCGCACCGTGCCCGTCGCGCTGGCGGGAGCCTTGCAGGGCGAGCTCGGGATCGACTGGGGTTTGATCGCCGCCATCGAGACGCTCTATGTCCTGCCGGTGCTCGTCGTTGCCATCGCGCTCCAGCGGTTCCTGCTGCGAGGCTTGACCTTCGGAACGGTGAGGAAGTAG
- a CDS encoding 6,7-dimethyl-8-ribityllumazine synthase, with the protein MAVFEGHLVGTGLRIAIVVGRFNEFITSKLLSGAQDGLTRHGVDAEAIDVYWVPGAFEVPTIAARAAGSGKYDAVICLGAVIRGSTPHFDYVASESAKGVAAVGRETGVPTIYAILTTDTIEQAVERAGTKAGNRGFDAALTAIEMANLCRAIASE; encoded by the coding sequence ATGGCGGTGTTCGAGGGGCATCTGGTCGGCACGGGGCTGCGGATCGCGATCGTGGTCGGCAGGTTCAACGAGTTCATCACGTCGAAGCTGCTGAGCGGGGCGCAGGACGGGTTGACCCGACACGGCGTCGACGCTGAAGCCATTGACGTCTACTGGGTCCCCGGCGCGTTCGAAGTTCCCACCATCGCGGCGCGCGCTGCCGGTTCCGGCAAGTACGATGCGGTCATCTGCCTCGGAGCCGTCATCCGGGGATCGACGCCCCACTTCGATTATGTCGCGTCGGAGTCCGCGAAGGGGGTCGCCGCCGTCGGGCGCGAAACGGGCGTTCCCACCATCTACGCCATCCTGACGACGGACACGATTGAGCAGGCGGTCGAGCGGGCGGGAACAAAGGCTGGGAACCGTGGGTTCGATGCCGCGCTGACGGCGATCGAGATGGCGAACCTCTGCCGGGCGATCGCATCCGAGTAG
- a CDS encoding Gfo/Idh/MocA family oxidoreductase gives MPKTYRAALIGCGRMGATIDDEIRGHPTRTPTLPWAHAAGFAACERTELVAVSDVDADKAEAIRARYGARTAYADYREMIRVEQPDIVGIATRPGTHAEMAIHAAESDVRGIYCEKPLCCSMEQADAIVEAVERNRTKFNYGTNRRFYPLFRSMRAIIDSGELGDIQAVIAYCGTGSAQWWHTHTADAFLNLAGDADVDYVQASVIARESDWDGNRLNADPGIEMGFVRFRNGVRGYLTSATGYEFEVSGTKGKLRTQNDYAACQWRKYGAWELLEERPFPAPEPESATVNLIRDLAEAIDTNADTLGNVHLARKSQEIIFGFIESGRLGGKRVPFPLANRALHVEKADW, from the coding sequence ATGCCCAAGACCTACCGCGCGGCGCTCATCGGCTGCGGGCGCATGGGCGCGACCATCGACGACGAGATACGCGGTCATCCGACGCGGACGCCGACGCTCCCGTGGGCGCACGCCGCCGGTTTCGCTGCCTGTGAGCGGACGGAGCTCGTCGCAGTCTCCGACGTGGACGCGGACAAGGCGGAGGCGATCCGCGCCCGGTACGGGGCTCGGACCGCCTACGCCGACTACCGCGAGATGATCCGTGTCGAACAGCCCGACATCGTTGGGATCGCGACGCGTCCCGGAACCCACGCCGAGATGGCGATCCACGCTGCCGAGAGCGACGTGCGAGGCATCTACTGCGAGAAGCCGCTCTGTTGCTCGATGGAACAGGCGGATGCCATCGTCGAGGCGGTCGAGCGGAACCGGACGAAGTTCAACTACGGAACGAACCGGCGGTTCTACCCGCTGTTCCGCTCGATGCGGGCGATCATCGACTCCGGCGAGCTGGGTGATATCCAGGCGGTCATCGCCTACTGCGGGACCGGCTCCGCGCAGTGGTGGCACACGCACACGGCGGACGCGTTCCTGAACCTCGCCGGTGACGCCGACGTGGACTACGTGCAGGCGTCCGTCATCGCACGCGAGTCGGATTGGGACGGGAACCGTCTGAACGCCGACCCCGGCATCGAGATGGGTTTCGTTCGGTTCCGCAACGGCGTGCGCGGGTATCTGACCTCGGCGACGGGCTACGAGTTCGAGGTGAGCGGGACGAAGGGCAAACTGCGCACGCAGAACGACTACGCCGCCTGCCAGTGGCGAAAGTACGGCGCGTGGGAGCTCTTGGAAGAGCGCCCGTTCCCCGCGCCCGAACCCGAAAGCGCGACGGTCAACCTGATCCGCGACCTGGCGGAGGCGATCGACACCAACGCCGACACGCTCGGGAACGTCCATCTGGCGCGGAAGAGCCAGGAGATCATCTTCGGCTTCATCGAATCGGGCAGACTCGGAGGCAAGCGCGTGCCGTTCCCGTTGGCGAACCGAGCTCTGCACGTCGAGAAGGCGGATTGGTGA
- a CDS encoding sugar ABC transporter permease produces the protein PVFTGVANYAALLSNAYFWRRFVTTGVFVLGTVTLQFAIGSGLAFLLRDDFPGRKLVVSLLLAPMMMAPVAVGVFFGFIYEPTFGILNFATRTLFGWQVQWFDRPVPAMIAVILADTWMWSPFIMLLVLSGLLAVPKHLTEMAQIDRAGWWLTLRQVILPQIKPLLALAALLRTMESLKLFDTIFVMTKGGPGTATETLSISLYRVGFQYFHTGKASALAYIMLIVVIVLSNFYLRLSARAGRTAVTPSEG, from the coding sequence GCCCGTCTTCACCGGCGTGGCGAACTACGCGGCGCTGCTCTCCAACGCCTACTTCTGGCGCCGGTTCGTGACGACGGGCGTCTTCGTGCTCGGTACGGTGACGCTCCAGTTCGCCATCGGGTCGGGACTGGCGTTCCTGCTGCGCGACGACTTCCCAGGCCGCAAGCTGGTCGTCTCGCTCCTCCTCGCGCCGATGATGATGGCTCCCGTCGCCGTCGGCGTTTTCTTCGGGTTCATCTACGAACCGACGTTCGGCATTCTCAACTTCGCCACGCGGACGCTCTTCGGCTGGCAGGTGCAGTGGTTCGACCGCCCCGTGCCCGCAATGATCGCCGTCATCCTCGCGGACACGTGGATGTGGTCGCCGTTCATTATGCTGCTCGTCCTGTCGGGACTGCTGGCGGTTCCCAAGCACCTCACCGAGATGGCGCAGATCGACCGCGCCGGCTGGTGGCTCACGCTCCGACAAGTCATCCTGCCGCAGATCAAGCCGCTGCTGGCGCTTGCGGCGCTCCTGCGCACGATGGAGTCGCTCAAGCTCTTCGACACCATCTTCGTCATGACCAAGGGGGGGCCCGGAACCGCGACCGAGACGCTCTCGATATCGCTCTACCGTGTCGGGTTCCAGTACTTCCATACCGGGAAGGCGTCGGCGCTCGCGTACATCATGCTCATCGTCGTCATCGTCCTGAGCAACTTCTACCTGCGGCTTTCCGCGCGCGCCGGACGAACCGCCGTGACTCCGAGCGAGGGCTAG
- a CDS encoding bifunctional 3,4-dihydroxy-2-butanone-4-phosphate synthase/GTP cyclohydrolase II, with translation MTAPTRTETDDADERFKRAEEAIAAIRRGEMVVVTDDGERENEGDLTVAAQCVTPGVINFMTKYARGLICLPMTRERLSELNIHPMVADSSDPKGTAYAVSIDAREGVTTGISAYDRAHTIRKVTDPDAKPEDFTRPGHVFPLQAREGGVLTRAGHTEAAVDLARMAGLFPAGVVCEVMSDDGTMARSEELRAFSDAHGIPLVTIADLIAYRRRTEKLVQRVTTVHLPTRWGVFELHAYESPIDRREHLAFVAGDVSSGEPTLVRVHSECLTGDTFGSLRCDCGEQLSESFRFIQREGKGVLLYMRQEGRGIGLLNKLRAYRLQESGLDTVEANEHLGFQADLRDYGIGAQILYDLGIRKIRMMTNNPRKIAGIHGHGLEVVERVPIQVPARRENADYLKTKRTKLGHLLVDDLLSGGGSSD, from the coding sequence ATGACTGCCCCGACACGCACCGAGACGGATGACGCCGACGAACGCTTCAAGCGCGCCGAGGAAGCCATCGCCGCGATACGACGAGGTGAGATGGTCGTCGTCACGGACGACGGCGAGCGCGAGAACGAGGGCGATCTGACCGTCGCCGCCCAATGCGTCACGCCCGGAGTCATCAACTTCATGACGAAGTATGCGCGCGGGCTCATCTGCCTGCCCATGACGCGCGAACGGTTGTCCGAGCTCAACATCCATCCGATGGTCGCCGATTCGAGCGATCCGAAGGGCACGGCATACGCCGTGTCCATCGACGCTCGCGAGGGCGTCACGACGGGCATCTCCGCCTACGACCGAGCCCACACGATTCGGAAGGTCACCGACCCGGACGCGAAGCCGGAGGATTTCACCAGACCCGGGCACGTGTTCCCGTTGCAGGCGCGGGAAGGCGGCGTGCTGACGCGCGCCGGGCACACCGAGGCTGCTGTCGATCTGGCGAGGATGGCAGGGCTCTTCCCGGCGGGCGTTGTCTGCGAGGTGATGAGCGACGACGGCACGATGGCGCGGTCCGAAGAGCTGCGGGCGTTCTCCGACGCCCATGGCATCCCACTGGTGACCATCGCGGACCTGATCGCCTATCGACGCCGGACGGAGAAGCTCGTTCAACGCGTCACGACAGTTCATCTGCCGACGCGTTGGGGCGTGTTCGAGCTCCACGCGTACGAGAGCCCGATCGACCGACGCGAACATCTCGCGTTCGTCGCCGGCGATGTTTCGAGCGGCGAACCGACGCTCGTGCGCGTCCACTCCGAATGTCTGACGGGCGACACATTCGGCTCGCTGCGGTGCGACTGCGGGGAGCAGTTGTCCGAGTCGTTCCGGTTCATCCAGCGCGAGGGCAAGGGCGTACTGCTCTACATGCGCCAAGAAGGCAGAGGCATCGGGCTTCTCAACAAGCTGCGGGCGTACCGGCTCCAGGAATCAGGACTCGACACGGTCGAGGCGAACGAGCATCTCGGCTTCCAGGCGGATTTGCGCGACTATGGCATCGGGGCGCAGATTCTCTACGACCTCGGCATCCGCAAGATCCGCATGATGACGAACAACCCGCGCAAGATCGCCGGCATCCATGGACACGGGTTGGAGGTCGTCGAGCGCGTGCCGATTCAGGTCCCGGCGCGCCGCGAGAACGCGGACTACCTGAAGACGAAGCGCACGAAGCTAGGGCATCTCCTTGTGGATGATCTGCTGAGCGGCGGCGGGTCTTCCGACTAG
- a CDS encoding Gfo/Idh/MocA family oxidoreductase, translating to MDPVRIGVIGCGVIGTHHLSTASKSESIELVAAADLIESYRTAAQEKFQPKKLYEHGEDLIADPDVEAVVLAFPTVGRTPLALKAFAAVKHVLTEKPVAMNVGEVRQMIAARGDLTAACCSSRYRFIQGADIVTDFIATGELGDLRVVRHRNLGACGKQPDSPRPAWRLRKSLNGGGILVNWGCYDLDYLLGITGWTLKPQTVFAQTWMVPPQFESHVAPNSDAETHYIALIRCAGGATISMERGEYMASQSENAWQIIGAKGSLKLQMTDSNPKRIVFDGSTTEDGMVQRVLWEGEEDRSMVHAGPLTDFAAAIREGRAPKTTLENALVMQQITDAVYASAESGEAVQID from the coding sequence ATGGACCCCGTACGAATCGGCGTGATCGGCTGCGGCGTCATCGGCACGCACCACCTCTCGACCGCATCGAAGTCGGAGAGCATCGAGCTAGTCGCCGCCGCCGACCTGATCGAGAGCTACCGAACTGCTGCCCAGGAGAAGTTCCAGCCCAAGAAGCTCTACGAACACGGCGAGGACCTGATCGCCGACCCCGACGTCGAGGCGGTCGTGCTCGCCTTCCCGACGGTGGGCAGGACGCCGCTCGCCCTCAAAGCCTTCGCCGCCGTCAAGCATGTGCTCACCGAGAAGCCCGTCGCGATGAACGTCGGTGAGGTTCGCCAGATGATCGCAGCGCGGGGCGACCTGACCGCTGCGTGCTGCTCGTCTCGCTACCGGTTCATCCAGGGCGCGGATATCGTCACCGACTTCATCGCCACCGGCGAACTGGGCGACCTGCGCGTCGTGCGCCACAGAAACCTGGGAGCCTGCGGTAAACAGCCGGATTCGCCCAGACCCGCATGGCGGCTCCGCAAAAGCCTCAACGGCGGCGGCATCCTCGTCAACTGGGGCTGCTACGACCTCGACTACCTGCTGGGCATCACCGGATGGACGCTCAAGCCGCAGACCGTGTTCGCCCAGACGTGGATGGTTCCGCCGCAGTTCGAGTCGCACGTCGCGCCGAACTCCGACGCCGAGACGCACTACATCGCGCTGATCCGCTGCGCCGGAGGAGCGACCATCTCGATGGAACGCGGCGAGTACATGGCGAGCCAGTCCGAGAACGCCTGGCAGATCATCGGAGCCAAGGGCTCCTTGAAGCTCCAGATGACCGACTCGAACCCCAAGCGGATCGTCTTCGACGGTTCCACGACCGAGGACGGGATGGTTCAGCGCGTGCTGTGGGAAGGCGAAGAGGATCGCTCGATGGTCCACGCCGGGCCCCTCACTGACTTCGCCGCCGCCATCCGTGAAGGTCGCGCGCCCAAGACGACTCTCGAGAACGCGCTCGTCATGCAGCAGATCACCGATGCCGTTTACGCCTCCGCCGAGTCCGGCGAAGCTGTCCAGATCGACTAG
- a CDS encoding VWA domain-containing protein, whose amino-acid sequence MGSPSGHHRNRHREVVGMRWQFAAVLWALPLVPVLLYVRHRVHRRVRGLRYAELSLLGSESDWRRHREAIRTTLVGASLVLILLGIAQPEVLRRASSVSVEGIDIALALDISRSMRAEDFPPNRLEAAKRTLREFVKGRRDDRIALVVFAGDAFLQCPLTLDHDALDGLIGAADFSLSDVEGTAIGDAVATAAGRIKDSDAESRVVILLTDGENNRGNVDPQTAAQAAAALGIRVYAVGVGGRTGAPIPTDDPVFGRGYVRNADGSMLMTKLDEQLLQDIAAATGGRYFNAQDAQALDAVYASIDRLERRTLERHAPPTYASLSHWFYLAAALLVLCDAWLSRTALRVVP is encoded by the coding sequence ATGGGCAGCCCGAGCGGGCATCACAGGAACCGACATCGGGAAGTCGTAGGGATGCGCTGGCAGTTCGCTGCCGTGCTCTGGGCGCTGCCACTGGTTCCCGTGCTGCTCTACGTTCGTCACCGCGTCCATCGACGCGTGCGAGGGCTTCGATACGCCGAGCTTTCACTGCTGGGATCGGAAAGCGACTGGAGGCGACACCGCGAGGCGATTCGGACGACTCTCGTCGGGGCGTCGCTCGTTCTGATCCTCCTCGGCATCGCGCAGCCCGAAGTGCTGCGAAGAGCCAGCAGCGTGTCCGTCGAGGGAATCGACATTGCGCTGGCGCTCGACATATCTCGGAGCATGCGCGCCGAAGACTTCCCGCCCAACCGCCTCGAAGCCGCCAAGAGGACGCTCCGCGAGTTCGTCAAGGGACGCCGCGACGACCGGATCGCCCTCGTCGTCTTCGCCGGCGATGCCTTCCTGCAGTGCCCGCTGACGCTTGATCACGACGCGCTCGATGGTCTGATCGGCGCAGCGGACTTCTCGTTGTCCGATGTCGAGGGAACCGCCATCGGCGATGCCGTGGCGACGGCGGCTGGTCGGATCAAGGACTCAGACGCCGAAAGCCGCGTCGTCATTCTCTTGACCGACGGCGAGAACAACCGAGGCAACGTCGATCCGCAGACGGCGGCTCAGGCGGCTGCCGCGCTAGGAATCCGCGTCTACGCCGTCGGCGTCGGCGGGCGAACCGGAGCGCCGATCCCGACCGACGATCCGGTGTTCGGCAGGGGTTATGTGCGCAACGCGGACGGTTCGATGCTGATGACCAAGCTCGACGAGCAGCTACTGCAGGACATCGCCGCCGCGACAGGCGGTCGTTACTTCAACGCCCAGGACGCTCAAGCCCTCGATGCCGTCTACGCATCGATTGACCGCCTCGAGCGTCGCACGCTGGAACGCCACGCGCCGCCGACCTACGCCAGCCTCAGCCACTGGTTCTACCTGGCAGCGGCGCTGCTCGTGCTGTGCGATGCCTGGCTGTCGCGGACGGCGCTCCGAGTGGTTCCGTGA
- a CDS encoding riboflavin synthase, which yields MFTGIVQRVGAVAWAGEQSGGKRVAFGSTGWTDIALGESIAVNGVCLTVAHVSGDAWTADISEETARRSTLGSLRPGSRVNLERALRLGDRLGGHIVQGHVDEVGQVVRCHPSDRGMELTVRTSEAGLRYVAEKGSVAVDGVSLTIAAVSGRDFVVSLVPFTLAATTLSERKPGDLTNIEFDVLSKYIERLLRAGNGSEPRSGLDLATLQEHGFV from the coding sequence GTGTTCACCGGCATCGTGCAGCGCGTTGGGGCGGTCGCCTGGGCGGGCGAGCAGTCGGGCGGCAAGCGGGTTGCCTTCGGCTCGACGGGCTGGACGGACATCGCCCTCGGCGAGAGCATCGCCGTCAACGGCGTGTGCCTGACCGTCGCTCACGTCTCAGGAGACGCGTGGACGGCGGACATTTCCGAGGAGACTGCGAGGCGCTCCACGCTGGGAAGCCTGAGGCCGGGATCGCGTGTGAACCTGGAACGGGCGTTGCGGCTTGGAGACCGCCTCGGCGGACACATCGTCCAGGGACACGTTGACGAGGTTGGTCAGGTCGTGCGCTGCCATCCGTCCGATCGCGGTATGGAGCTCACCGTCCGCACGTCGGAAGCCGGTCTGCGCTACGTCGCCGAGAAAGGTTCTGTCGCCGTCGATGGGGTCAGCCTCACGATAGCGGCTGTGTCGGGTCGTGACTTCGTCGTGAGTCTGGTGCCTTTCACGCTGGCTGCGACGACGTTGTCCGAGCGGAAGCCCGGTGACCTCACCAACATCGAGTTCGATGTGCTATCCAAGTACATAGAAAGGCTCCTCCGAGCCGGAAACGGGTCCGAGCCGCGATCCGGGCTCGACCTGGCGACGCTGCAGGAGCACGGGTTCGTATGA
- a CDS encoding ABC transporter ATP-binding protein: MARIELRGISKRFGHVQALASVDLVVEEGEFVSLLGPSGCGKTTTLRIVAGLESPTMGTVRIGDRDVTRLPPGERDIGMVFQLYALYPYLSARENIAFPLKARRVSPDAAAKRVGEVAAMLGIERLLDRYPSALHPADGQRVALAKAIVRDPAVFLFDEPLSHLDAHMRAAMRAELKHLHDQVGKTMLFVTHDQIEAMALSDRIAVMRQGEIVQIGTPDEVFHAPSEEYVAGFVGSPRINLVDAEIVADEGSRRLRIGDGALAMETGTPGPVRVGIRPRYVTLKPSEGSDGLPGVVRLVEPMGRETQYHVDVGAGATLRCLVRYGAPWTIDDAVRVVPDPARLLFFDRQTGRALP; the protein is encoded by the coding sequence ATGGCGCGAATCGAGCTGCGCGGCATCTCGAAGCGCTTCGGTCACGTGCAGGCGCTGGCGTCCGTCGATCTCGTCGTCGAGGAGGGCGAGTTCGTCTCGCTGCTCGGACCCTCCGGCTGCGGCAAGACGACGACGCTGCGGATCGTCGCGGGACTCGAAAGCCCGACCATGGGAACCGTGCGCATCGGCGACCGCGACGTGACTCGCCTGCCGCCGGGCGAGCGCGACATCGGCATGGTGTTCCAACTCTACGCGCTCTATCCGTACCTGAGCGCGCGCGAGAACATCGCCTTCCCGCTCAAGGCGCGACGCGTCTCGCCGGACGCCGCCGCGAAGCGCGTGGGGGAAGTCGCAGCGATGCTTGGCATCGAACGTCTGCTCGACCGGTACCCCTCCGCGCTGCATCCGGCAGATGGTCAGCGCGTCGCGCTCGCCAAAGCGATCGTCCGCGACCCAGCGGTCTTCCTGTTCGATGAGCCGCTCTCGCATCTGGACGCCCACATGCGGGCTGCCATGCGCGCGGAGCTTAAGCACCTACACGACCAGGTCGGCAAGACGATGCTCTTCGTGACACACGACCAGATCGAGGCGATGGCGCTCTCCGACCGCATCGCCGTCATGCGGCAGGGCGAGATCGTCCAGATCGGGACGCCCGATGAGGTGTTCCACGCACCCAGCGAGGAGTACGTCGCCGGTTTCGTCGGTTCGCCTCGAATCAACCTGGTCGATGCCGAGATCGTCGCCGACGAGGGCTCACGACGGCTCCGCATCGGCGACGGCGCGCTTGCGATGGAGACAGGGACGCCGGGACCCGTCCGCGTCGGCATCCGACCGCGCTACGTCACGCTGAAGCCTAGCGAAGGCTCTGACGGACTCCCCGGCGTCGTCCGTCTCGTCGAGCCGATGGGTAGAGAGACGCAGTACCACGTCGACGTCGGCGCCGGTGCGACGCTTCGCTGCCTGGTGCGGTACGGGGCTCCATGGACCATCGACGACGCCGTTCGCGTCGTTCCCGACCCGGCGAGGCTCCTGTTCTTCGACCGTCAGACCGGGAGGGCGCTGCCGTGA
- the ribD gene encoding bifunctional diaminohydroxyphosphoribosylaminopyrimidine deaminase/5-amino-6-(5-phosphoribosylamino)uracil reductase RibD, which translates to MLDRDATWMRRALELAALAEGRTRPNPLVGAVLVRHGVCVGEGFHPKAGEPHAEVFALRDAGSSSRDATLYVTLEPCSHHGRTPPCADALIASGISRVVSAMEDPDRRVAGSGHARLRAAGIAVEVGCLQAEARRLNAAYLRWQATRLPLVTAKVAASLDGKTATRTGESKWITGADARREGHRLRSVHDAVLVGIGTVLADDPQLTARHEDAPQPTRIVLDSTCRTPPTARIADCQAARTVVAVTDRADGARVSRLERIGVEVWRLPSGESGVELNALLDRMGIEGVQSLLVEGGSAVLGSFVSQRLIDRVVWFIAPMVIGSSRATSSVGDPGFAALDEALRLGPWRIREVPPDVCLEADVCREGM; encoded by the coding sequence ATGCTGGACCGCGACGCGACGTGGATGCGCCGCGCTCTGGAACTCGCCGCCCTTGCCGAGGGGCGGACGCGTCCGAACCCACTGGTAGGCGCGGTTCTCGTGCGCCATGGCGTGTGCGTCGGCGAGGGCTTCCACCCGAAAGCAGGGGAACCGCACGCCGAGGTATTCGCGCTCCGAGATGCTGGCTCGTCGTCGCGCGACGCGACGCTCTACGTCACGCTGGAGCCATGCTCCCACCACGGCAGAACCCCTCCCTGCGCGGACGCCCTCATCGCTTCCGGGATCTCACGAGTCGTGTCCGCGATGGAGGACCCGGATCGGCGCGTCGCCGGCAGCGGGCATGCACGCCTCCGAGCGGCGGGAATCGCTGTCGAGGTCGGGTGCTTGCAGGCGGAGGCGCGTCGGCTCAACGCGGCGTACCTGCGATGGCAGGCGACTCGGTTGCCGCTCGTGACCGCGAAGGTCGCCGCCAGCTTGGACGGCAAGACAGCGACTCGGACCGGCGAATCGAAGTGGATTACCGGAGCGGACGCGCGTCGCGAAGGGCATCGGCTGCGTTCCGTGCACGATGCCGTGCTTGTGGGCATCGGGACGGTTCTCGCGGATGACCCGCAGTTGACGGCTCGTCACGAGGACGCGCCGCAGCCGACGCGCATCGTACTCGACTCGACGTGCCGAACGCCGCCGACGGCTCGCATTGCCGACTGCCAGGCGGCGAGGACGGTCGTGGCGGTCACAGACAGGGCGGACGGAGCGCGTGTGTCACGGCTGGAGCGCATCGGAGTCGAGGTCTGGCGGCTGCCCAGCGGAGAAAGCGGCGTCGAGCTGAACGCGCTGCTGGATCGGATGGGCATCGAGGGCGTGCAGAGCCTCTTGGTGGAAGGCGGTTCCGCCGTACTGGGTAGCTTCGTCTCGCAGCGGTTGATCGACCGCGTCGTCTGGTTCATCGCGCCGATGGTCATCGGGAGCAGCCGCGCGACGAGCTCCGTCGGCGATCCGGGCTTCGCGGCGTTGGACGAAGCGCTTCGGTTGGGCCCGTGGCGAATCCGAGAGGTTCCGCCGGATGTCTGTCTCGAGGCGGATGTCTGTCGCGAAGGGATGTAG
- a CDS encoding sugar phosphate isomerase/epimerase: MKYAFMSFSTPELTLGEMLALAKHAGYDGLEPRLVSKHAHGIETDIDAATRRAVRRQFEDSGIAAACVATSCRYADPATTAQNVQDTRNAVDLAADIGSSRIRVFGGQIGKGIERQAAIGIVADALAAVADHAASRDVTVCVETHDDWCDPKHVAAVMHRVNHPAIAVNWDVMHPVRTGAATMEEAFQTLKPWIRHLHVHDGTAGSLELAPIGTGAYDHRTAVKLLLAAGYDGYLSGEWIGWSDPYESHLPREVATLRGYERELAR; the protein is encoded by the coding sequence ATGAAGTACGCCTTTATGAGCTTCTCGACGCCCGAGCTCACGTTGGGCGAGATGCTCGCGCTCGCCAAGCACGCCGGCTACGACGGTCTCGAACCGCGCCTGGTCAGCAAGCATGCCCACGGCATCGAGACGGACATCGACGCGGCGACGCGTCGGGCAGTTCGTCGGCAGTTCGAGGACTCCGGCATCGCGGCAGCCTGCGTGGCGACGTCGTGCCGCTACGCCGACCCCGCAACGACGGCGCAGAACGTTCAAGACACCCGCAACGCCGTCGATCTCGCGGCGGACATCGGGTCATCGCGTATCCGTGTGTTTGGAGGCCAGATCGGGAAGGGCATCGAGCGGCAGGCAGCCATCGGGATCGTCGCCGACGCGCTCGCCGCCGTCGCGGATCACGCCGCATCGCGGGACGTGACGGTCTGCGTCGAAACGCACGACGACTGGTGCGACCCGAAGCACGTCGCCGCCGTCATGCATCGCGTGAACCATCCCGCCATCGCCGTGAACTGGGACGTGATGCATCCGGTTCGCACCGGCGCGGCGACGATGGAGGAGGCGTTCCAGACGCTCAAGCCGTGGATCCGCCACCTTCACGTCCACGACGGCACGGCAGGATCGCTGGAGTTGGCTCCCATCGGCACCGGGGCGTACGACCACCGCACCGCCGTCAAGCTGCTGCTGGCTGCCGGCTACGACGGCTACCTGAGCGGCGAGTGGATCGGCTGGAGCGACCCGTATGAATCCCATCTGCCGCGCGAGGTCGCGACGCTCCGGGGCTACGAGCGAGAGTTGGCGCGCTAG